One Salvelinus fontinalis isolate EN_2023a chromosome 27, ASM2944872v1, whole genome shotgun sequence genomic region harbors:
- the pgm3 gene encoding phosphoacetylglucosamine mutase, translated as MAQFEEVSQKSAIHPKPVGLVLQYGTAGFRTNSKQLDHVMFRMGLLATLRSKKTKATIGVMVTASHNPEEDNGVKLVDPMGEMVTPTWEVYATQLANAEQEELLTALKDVIEREAISMAQEASVFVGKDTRPSSDSLSQAVLDGVHALGGHSKDYGLVTTPQLHYMVCCQNTQGRYGEATVKGYYRKLSQAFIQLTKNVPNRTDDQKALLVDGANGIGALKVCEMETYLKNELQLSLFNDGSSGKLNHLCGADYVKVQQRAPKGVEMTAGERCCSYDGDADRIVYYYSGSAGRFHLLDGDKIATLISTYLKELLTQAGLDLQIAVVQTAYANGSSTQYLEDTMKVIVRCTKTGVKHLHHAAQEFDIGVYFEANGHGTVLFSKAAEEKIQKLAQDSNTNAERRRAALLLQNTVNLINQTVGDAISDMLLIEAVLAIRGMTVQQWDAIYTDLPNRQLKVKVADRRVIDTTDAERRTVSPAGLQEAIDSLVKKYRQARSFVRPSGTEDVVRVYAEADTQESADALAHEVSLAVYRLAGGVGEEPKSL; from the exons ATGGCCCAGTTTGAGGAAGTATCCCAGAAATCTGCTATCCACCCTAAACCTGTAGGGTTGGTCCTACAGTATGGTACTGCTGGGTTCCGCACCAACTCTAAGCAGTTAGACCACGTCATGTTCCGAATGGGTTTACTGGCTACACTCCGCTCCAAGAAGACTAAGGCCACCATCGGAGTCATGGTCACTGCGTCACACAACCCTGAG GAGGATAACGGGGTGAAGCTGGTGGACCCCATGGGGGAGATGGTGACCCCTACGTGGGAGGTCTATGCCACCCAGCTGGCCAACGCGGAGCAGGAGGAGCTCCTCACTGCTCTGAAAGACGtcatagagagagaggccatCAGCATGGCCCAAGAGGCCAGCGTGTTCGTGGGCAAAGACACCAG GCCCAGTAGTGACAGCCTATCACAGGCAGTACTGGATGGAGTCCACGCCCTGGGAGGCCACAGTAAAG ACTATGGCTTGGTGACCACACCCCAGCTGCACTACATGGTATGCTGTCAGAACACCCAGGGTCGCTACGGTGAAGCCACTGTCAAAGGTTACTACCGGAAACTCTCCCAGGCTTTCATCCAGCTCACTAAGAAT GTGCCTAACCGTACAGATGATCAGAAGGCCCTGCTGGTGGACGGCGCTAATGGTATCGGGGCTCTGAAGGTGTGTGAGATGGAGACCTACCTGAAGAATGAGCTGCAGTTGTCCCTCTTCAACGACGGCTCCAGCGGAAAACTCAACCACCTGTGTGGAGCCGACTACGTCAAAGTACAGCAGAGAGCTCCCAAAG gggtGGAGATGACTGCTGGGGAGCGTTGCTGTTCCTATGATGGCGATGCTGATCGTATAGTTTATTACTACAGCGGCTCTGCAGGGAGATTCCATCTGCTTGATGGAGACAAGATTGCCACTCTCATCAGCACCTACCTCAAAGAACTGCTCACACAA GCTGGTCTTGACCTGCAGATAGCCGTGGTGCAGACAGCGTACGCTAACGGCAGCTCTACACAATACCTGGAAGATACCATGAAg gTAATAGTGAGGTGTACCAAGACAGGAGTGAAACACCTTCACCATGCAGCTCAGGAGTTTGACATTGGTGTTTACTTTGAGGCTAACGGCCATGGGACT GTTCTGTTCAGTAAAGCAGCAGAGGAGAAGATTCAGAAGCTAGCCCAGGACTCCAACACCAacgctgagaggaggagagctgcACTTCTACTGCAGAACACGGTTAACCTCATCAACCAG ACTGTAGGAGATGCTATTTCTGACATGCTGCTGATTGAGGCTGTGTTAGCCATCAGAGGGATGACAGTACAACAATGGGACGCAATCTACACAGACCTGCCCAACAGACAGCTCAAAGTCAAG GTGGCAGACCGGCGGGTGATTGACACTACAGATGCAGAGAGGAGAACAGTGAGTCCAGCAGGTCTGCAGGAGGCCATAGACAGCCTGGTGAAGAAGTACAGACAGGCACGCTCCTTTGTCCGTCCCTCTGGCACAGAGGATGTGGTCCGAGTGTACGCTGAGGCAGACACACAG gagagtgCCGATGCCCTGGCACATGAAGTTAGCCTGGCAGTATACCGCCTCGCTGGAGGAGTAGGAGAGGAGCCTAAATcgttataa